The following proteins are co-located in the Apium graveolens cultivar Ventura chromosome 5, ASM990537v1, whole genome shotgun sequence genome:
- the LOC141661216 gene encoding uncharacterized protein LOC141661216, whose protein sequence is MDGVRKSIGFQGLLTVEAQGRGGGLAMLWKESQPWRLTGFYGEPNRSQRKRTWDLLRNLSRDSNLPWCIIGDMNNIRSQTNKKGGAHYPQWLLDGFNDTLEDVGLKDIDLYGHPFTWERGRDTDSFLEIRLDRAMATTNWFDLFPYAKLYNLEGSPSDHSAISLGLVCRITGDKNTKYFHATCNKRQRINLISKLKNDSGQWVDWQDGLKALIQTFYTDLFTVAPVEYDQVIDCVPHSISQDQNLELNKEVSKEEVKVALFQIHPDKAPGPDGNVLKGLNDTSIVLIPKKKNPTVVGEEKEKSNSSRGAKADSSV, encoded by the exons ATGGATGGGGTGAGAAAAAGTATTGGTTTTCAAGGATTATTAACAGTAGAAGCACAAGGACGCGGTGGGGGACTGGCCATGCTTTGGAAAGA GTCTCAACCATGGCGTTTAACAGGTTTCTATGGAGAGCCTAACAGGAGTCAAAGAAAAAGAACGTGGGATCTTCTTCGAAATCTTTCTAGAGATTCTAATCTACCATGGTGTATTATAGGTGATATGAACAATATTAGGTCCCAGACGAATAAAAAAGGAGGGGCTCATTACCCTCAATGGTTGTTAGACGGATTTAATGACACTCTGGAGGATGTTGGCTTGAAAGATATTGATTTGTATGGTCATCCCTTTACTTGGGAAAGAGGTAGGGATACCGACTCATTTTTAGAAATTCGCTTGGATCGCGCCATGGCTACAACGAATTGGTTTGACCTATTTCCTTATGCAAAACTTTATAATTTGGAAGGCTCGCCTTCCGATCACAGTGCTATATCTCTTGGATTAGTTTGCAGAATCACAG GGGACAAAAATACGAAATATTTCCATGCAACATGTAACAAAAGACAGCGGATAAATCTTATAAGCAAACTGAAAAATGACTCGGGACAATGGGTTGATTGGCAAGATGGTTTGAAAGCTCTCATTCAGACCTTCTATACGGACTTGTTTACTGTAGCGCCTGTGGAGTATGATCAGGTCATCGATTGTGTTCCTCATTCCATATCTCAGGATCAGAACTTGGAATTAAATAAAGAAGTTTCAAAGGAGGAGGTGAAAGTAGCACTTTTTCAGATACACCCAGATAAAGCGCCGGGGCCGGACG GAAATGTGTTGAAGGGCCTAAATGACACGAGTATTGTTCTAATCCCGAAAAAGAAAAATCCAACAGTAGTAGGGGAGGAAAAAGAAAAATCCAACAGTAGTAGGGGAGCTAAGGCCGATAGCTCTGTGTAA